The window GAAATATACGGAGACATAGCCTTAGGTTTCCGTCTTGTTGCGGTGCTTGACCAGGTTGAATCGGCATTTCAATCAATCGTTGTGGTGGACACCTTGCCCTATGGCAAGATACTGGCAATAGATGGTTGCGTGATGACTTCCGAGAGGGATGAGTTCGTTTACCACGAGATGTTGGTACATCCCGCACTGGTTGCGCATTCAAATCCCGAGTCGGTGTGCATCATCGGAGGAGGAGACGGGGGAACGGCTCGAGAAGTCTTGAAACATCCCGACGTCAAATCGGTGGTGGTGGCGGAACTCGATGCGGAAGTGGTGAGAGTGTGCACAGAGCATTTTCCGGCTCTCGCCGGTTCGTTTTCGAATCCCACGGTGAACCTTGTGATCGGTGACGGATTCGAATTTCTTAAGAACAAGCAGAGCGCTTTCGATGCGATACTTTCCGATTCCATAGATCCGGCGGGCCCCGGCGAGATACTGTTTTCCGGAGAGTTTTTTAAGCTCGTCAAGCACGCTCTCCGGTCAGGGGGGGTGTTCGTAACGCAGTCTGGTCCATTCTGGAATCAACTGGACACATTGCGAACGTGTTGGCTGCACCTGTCGGAGCATTTTCGGTTTGTCCGTTGTTATAGTGCTTCGATCC is drawn from bacterium and contains these coding sequences:
- the speE gene encoding polyamine aminopropyltransferase; the protein is MLNDVNRVQAWFSEIYGDIALGFRLVAVLDQVESAFQSIVVVDTLPYGKILAIDGCVMTSERDEFVYHEMLVHPALVAHSNPESVCIIGGGDGGTAREVLKHPDVKSVVVAELDAEVVRVCTEHFPALAGSFSNPTVNLVIGDGFEFLKNKQSAFDAILSDSIDPAGPGEILFSGEFFKLVKHALRSGGVFVTQSGPFWNQLDTLRTCWLHLSEHFRFVRCYSASIPTYPTGTWCFLLASDTVDPMAEVDPVRRKNIAARCRYYTEFHQQAAFVMPAFVKEALSAASSSP